A single window of Oceanococcus atlanticus DNA harbors:
- a CDS encoding flagellar basal body-associated FliL family protein, with amino-acid sequence MSDEQAATPPKKKKSRWLWIMLLLVLLLGGGGAGAWYMLYMQPAQAQGQDEAAEPTPAPALYSELRPAFVVNLAGNRFLQLEIDLMARDAAVIEAVKRHNPAIRNDLLLLLGSQKPSDLQSLEGKVTLQQQVLDAINAILDAREQGLAVEEIYFSSFVMQ; translated from the coding sequence ATGTCCGACGAGCAAGCGGCAACCCCGCCGAAAAAAAAGAAATCGCGTTGGCTGTGGATCATGCTGCTGCTGGTCCTGCTGCTGGGCGGCGGTGGTGCCGGGGCCTGGTACATGCTGTACATGCAGCCGGCTCAGGCCCAGGGTCAGGATGAAGCCGCCGAGCCCACGCCTGCGCCGGCCCTGTATTCGGAGCTGCGCCCGGCTTTTGTGGTGAACCTGGCCGGCAACCGCTTTCTGCAGCTGGAGATCGATCTGATGGCCCGCGATGCGGCGGTGATCGAAGCGGTCAAACGCCACAACCCGGCCATCCGCAATGATCTGCTGCTGCTGTTGGGCAGCCAGAAACCGTCTGATCTGCAGAGCCTGGAAGGCAAAGTGACGCTGCAGCAACAGGTGCTGGATGCCATCAACGCCATTTTGGATGCACGTGAGCAGGGCCTGGCGGTGGAAGAAATTTACTTCTCCAGTTTCGTGATGCAATAG
- a CDS encoding flagellar hook-length control protein FliK, translating into MLEGMLDALRPALRSAEQVTSAGDAEGVDAFSGLMQLVSLPELPLQAYLGELTAAQDAAATETEATDSDVAQPPLPGWLLEQVGAATSLPAEAADNGQGYAPKTPVLDQLPEPAATDIVADTAVDVMSPLGLPAEQVDAVHPSPAVGPSKPLSGADAAALSSASARGAADNAADAQAELAPTAALRPEAVPEDAPMPEPLQVQAQDLERVSPSPLSGGSASNVVPTAPTAAPSALAGQAVTPTAAAMPPSVPVQDLAQHAVATIRHQGADQAEVRISLHPAELGALDLQMEQDGKRLELNITVDNEAARRAVGEQIMQLRERLGEAGMQLARLDVSVRDQAQRQNTDTPSGAMQTGHDDDVKIPTTQHLVGPADGLDLYA; encoded by the coding sequence ATGCTTGAGGGTATGCTGGATGCCTTGCGACCGGCGCTCAGGAGCGCTGAACAGGTGACCTCGGCGGGCGATGCCGAGGGCGTTGACGCGTTCTCCGGACTGATGCAGCTGGTCAGCCTGCCGGAACTGCCTTTGCAGGCCTATCTGGGCGAGCTGACTGCTGCACAGGACGCAGCGGCCACAGAAACCGAAGCCACCGACAGCGATGTTGCGCAGCCACCCTTGCCGGGCTGGCTGCTGGAGCAGGTCGGCGCGGCAACAAGCTTGCCTGCAGAGGCTGCTGACAACGGGCAGGGGTACGCGCCAAAGACGCCGGTGCTTGATCAACTGCCGGAGCCAGCTGCGACCGACATCGTCGCGGATACCGCGGTCGACGTGATGTCGCCGCTGGGTCTGCCGGCGGAGCAGGTTGATGCCGTGCATCCCTCACCAGCCGTGGGGCCATCCAAGCCGTTGTCGGGTGCTGACGCGGCGGCGTTGAGCAGCGCCAGCGCGCGTGGGGCTGCCGATAACGCGGCCGATGCCCAAGCCGAGCTGGCGCCGACAGCAGCGCTCCGGCCTGAGGCTGTGCCGGAGGATGCGCCAATGCCTGAACCGCTGCAGGTTCAGGCCCAGGATCTTGAGCGTGTGTCGCCGTCGCCGTTGAGCGGCGGCAGTGCGAGCAATGTGGTGCCGACTGCGCCCACGGCGGCGCCAAGCGCATTGGCCGGCCAGGCTGTAACGCCGACCGCAGCCGCCATGCCGCCCAGCGTTCCGGTCCAGGATCTGGCCCAGCATGCGGTGGCGACGATACGCCATCAGGGCGCGGATCAGGCCGAGGTGCGCATCTCTTTGCACCCGGCCGAACTGGGTGCGCTGGATTTGCAGATGGAGCAGGACGGTAAGCGCCTGGAATTGAACATCACGGTCGACAATGAAGCCGCCCGGCGTGCCGTCGGCGAGCAGATCATGCAGCTGCGTGAGCGCCTGGGCGAGGCCGGTATGCAGCTGGCGCGTCTGGATGTCTCGGTGCGTGATCAGGCCCAGCGCCAGAATACCGACACCCCGTCGGGGGCAATGCAAACGGGCCACGACGACGACGTCAAAATTCCGACAACACAGCATCTGGTGGGGCCGGCCGACGGTCTGGATCTGTACGCCTGA
- the fliJ gene encoding flagellar export protein FliJ, protein MARPEQLDSLLRHAQLQEQQAQSRWHAAQQQLERHRQQLSELQNYLNDYGPARLGGGVAASVLLNHSRFSERLREAIAQQSQVVREARQSTEKLCTHWQHKRQRLEALGALKDKRIKAQHTQVRRLEQRTLDDFALRSLGPRLADA, encoded by the coding sequence GTGGCCCGTCCCGAACAGCTCGACAGTCTGCTGCGCCATGCGCAGTTGCAGGAACAGCAGGCCCAGTCCCGTTGGCATGCGGCGCAGCAGCAGCTAGAGCGTCATCGCCAGCAACTCAGCGAGTTGCAGAACTACCTGAATGACTATGGTCCGGCGCGCCTGGGCGGCGGTGTCGCAGCCAGCGTGCTGCTCAATCACAGCCGGTTTTCAGAGCGCCTGCGAGAGGCTATTGCGCAGCAGAGCCAAGTCGTACGCGAGGCCCGCCAGAGCACGGAGAAACTGTGCACTCACTGGCAGCACAAACGTCAGCGGCTTGAGGCGCTCGGTGCACTGAAAGATAAGCGCATCAAGGCGCAGCACACCCAGGTGCGTCGCCTGGAACAACGCACGCTGGATGATTTTGCTCTGCGCAGTCTGGGGCCGAGGCTGGCCGATGCTTGA
- a CDS encoding MBL fold metallo-hydrolase — protein sequence MKSFLIERGARRGYSRGFVAAVLASALSFAATATDIEDAMHQDNYQDGRYDNPWAPFSLKYGALLKELFKRNRFRGQDFGEVPREDDPLAAYQALNADSVSWIGHATMMIRDGQDVVLTDPHLSDWALTAKRRTAPALRAAQIPPLHFAVVSHNHYDHLDEETVMALPAETLWLVPMGLAEWFRERGRGNVVELNWWQSHRVGGWTAHCVPVQHWSRRIGQSTNSTLWCGWMLESPTRRYFFAGDTGYFKGFEQIGAHFGSIDVAMLPIGAYYPESFLAYQHMSPPEALQAFQDLRAQYMLPMHWGSFKLTREPIAEPPFSLRRALAHSGVDEARVRTLAIGETWAVPSASD from the coding sequence ATGAAATCTTTCCTGATTGAGCGCGGCGCCAGGCGTGGCTACAGTCGCGGGTTTGTGGCCGCTGTGCTGGCCAGCGCGCTGAGCTTTGCTGCCACCGCGACCGACATCGAGGATGCCATGCATCAGGACAACTATCAGGACGGGCGCTATGACAATCCGTGGGCGCCGTTTTCACTCAAATACGGCGCGTTGCTCAAAGAGCTATTCAAGCGCAACCGGTTTCGTGGCCAGGATTTCGGTGAGGTGCCGCGCGAGGATGATCCGCTAGCCGCTTATCAGGCCCTCAACGCCGACAGCGTGAGCTGGATCGGCCACGCCACCATGATGATTCGTGATGGCCAGGATGTGGTGCTGACCGACCCGCATCTGAGTGACTGGGCCCTGACCGCTAAGCGGCGCACCGCACCAGCCTTGCGGGCTGCGCAGATTCCGCCGCTGCACTTTGCCGTGGTCTCGCACAATCACTATGACCACCTTGACGAGGAGACCGTCATGGCGCTTCCGGCAGAGACCCTGTGGCTGGTGCCGATGGGGCTGGCTGAATGGTTTCGCGAGCGCGGGCGTGGCAACGTGGTCGAGCTCAACTGGTGGCAAAGCCACCGCGTCGGTGGCTGGACGGCACATTGCGTGCCGGTGCAGCACTGGTCGCGCCGGATTGGTCAGTCCACCAACAGCACCCTGTGGTGTGGCTGGATGCTGGAATCGCCCACGCGGCGCTATTTCTTTGCCGGTGACACCGGTTACTTCAAGGGGTTTGAGCAGATCGGTGCGCACTTCGGGTCGATTGATGTGGCCATGCTGCCGATCGGCGCGTACTACCCGGAAAGCTTTCTGGCCTATCAGCACATGTCGCCGCCCGAGGCCTTGCAGGCGTTTCAGGACCTGCGTGCCCAATACATGCTGCCGATGCACTGGGGCAGCTTCAAACTGACCCGTGAACCGATTGCCGAGCCGCCGTTTTCACTGCGCCGGGCGCTGGCCCACAGCGGGGTGGATGAGGCGCGTGTACGCACCCTGGCGATTGGCGAAACCTGGGCCGTGCCAAGCGCTTCCGACTGA
- a CDS encoding metal-dependent hydrolase: protein MLPVRRDIQFDFPAERIGNWHADGVAITQFFNALSVTFPDGERFFIHAVRQFRDQISDPQLKAAVTAFIGQEAMHGREHEHWNALYFERVPAARKINAFASKRLQRWKRWLPKTTQLAMTIGAEHVTAVLGDYILRHPEVLNGRQGGSEPVFVAMLRWHAMEETEHKAVAYDVWKSVMRRNPRAYLERSLGLAFMLVAYWPVMNKLIIEGIKAETGSAPDGTDIARLKAFLYGPQGLMRNLAIPMLSYFRPGFHPWDDDNRELLAEMDNIEAAYAA from the coding sequence ATGCTACCTGTTCGCCGCGACATACAGTTCGATTTCCCCGCTGAACGCATCGGCAACTGGCATGCCGATGGCGTGGCCATCACCCAGTTCTTCAACGCCCTGTCGGTGACCTTCCCCGACGGCGAACGTTTTTTCATCCATGCCGTGCGTCAGTTCCGCGATCAGATCAGCGATCCGCAACTCAAAGCCGCTGTCACCGCATTTATCGGCCAGGAAGCCATGCATGGCCGCGAGCACGAACACTGGAATGCGCTGTATTTCGAGCGCGTGCCCGCAGCTCGCAAGATCAACGCTTTCGCCAGCAAACGCCTGCAGCGCTGGAAACGCTGGTTGCCCAAAACCACCCAGCTGGCCATGACCATCGGCGCCGAGCACGTCACCGCGGTGCTCGGTGATTACATCCTGCGCCACCCGGAAGTGCTCAACGGTCGCCAGGGCGGCAGCGAGCCGGTGTTTGTGGCCATGCTGCGCTGGCATGCAATGGAGGAAACCGAGCACAAGGCGGTGGCCTACGACGTGTGGAAAAGCGTCATGCGGCGCAATCCGCGTGCTTACCTGGAACGCAGCCTGGGCCTGGCCTTCATGCTGGTGGCCTACTGGCCGGTGATGAACAAACTGATCATCGAAGGCATCAAGGCGGAAACCGGCAGCGCACCGGATGGCACCGACATCGCCCGTCTGAAAGCGTTTCTCTACGGCCCGCAAGGCCTCATGCGCAATCTCGCCATCCCCATGTTGAGCTACTTCCGGCCGGGTTTTCACCCCTGGGATGACGACAACCGAGAACTGCTCGCCGAGATGGACAACATCGAAGCCGCCTACGCGGCCTGA